One region of Caldivirga sp. genomic DNA includes:
- the tmk gene encoding dTMP kinase, protein MCILVDVEGIDGVGKSTVIRLTADELRRRGYLVYVTSEPSDSPIGLFIRKNVLESNLEVEPTALALLFAADRVVHYNRVIRPKVQEGYIVITERYVESTVAYQGSQGVPIEWIMEINSTVAEPDLVIILNAPLSTVAGRLTSRGTLEYFERNISFLKSVQETYLRRARERNYPVIDASRLIKDVVNDVLTLIEDKAQGKCKNNN, encoded by the coding sequence ATGTGTATTTTGGTTGATGTGGAGGGCATTGATGGTGTTGGTAAATCCACTGTAATTAGGCTTACTGCAGATGAGCTAAGGAGGAGGGGGTACTTAGTTTATGTTACAAGTGAACCAAGTGACTCACCCATTGGCTTATTCATAAGGAAAAACGTGTTGGAAAGCAATCTTGAAGTGGAGCCAACTGCCTTAGCCCTTCTATTTGCAGCGGATAGGGTGGTTCACTACAATAGGGTTATAAGGCCTAAGGTTCAGGAGGGTTACATAGTTATTACTGAGAGGTACGTTGAATCCACGGTGGCGTACCAGGGTTCCCAGGGGGTACCTATTGAGTGGATAATGGAAATTAACTCAACGGTGGCTGAACCGGACCTAGTGATAATACTTAATGCACCATTAAGCACCGTTGCAGGTAGGTTAACTAGTAGGGGGACGCTTGAGTACTTTGAGAGGAACATTAGCTTCCTTAAGAGCGTCCAGGAGACTTACCTTAGGAGAGCTAGGGAGCGTAATTACCCAGTTATTGACGCGTCAAGGTTAATTAAAGATGTTGTTAATGATGTACTTACGCTTATTGAGGATAAGGCCCAGGGTAAGTGCAAGAACAATAATTA